The Bosea sp. 685 DNA window CCGCGATCGGGCGCACGCTTGCCCAGCGCCAAGTCGATCAGGCCTTCGTCGAGAGCGGGATCTCCCTGCACGACCGCCCAATAGGTCTTGTCGATGCGGCCCTCACGGAACATCTGGTTGAGTTCGGCCATGGCGCGGGGATGGCGGCCGAGCACGAGGCAGCCGGAGGTATCCTTGTCGAGCCGATGCGCGGCCTCGGGCCGGCGCGGCAGGCCGAAGCGCAGCGCGTCGAGGTGATCGGTGAGGACCGGGATGACGCGGCGCTTGGCCTGGGGACCGCGATGCGAGGGCAGCCCCGCCGGCTTGTCGATGACCAGCATCATGGCGTCGCGATAGAGCAGCGGCACGGGAAGCTCGGAATCCGGCGTCGCTTCCGGCGTTCCTTGCGAAATTTCTGGTTGATCGGGCGCGGTCATGGCATTGCGCTAGCGAACGCGGCCGGACGACGCAACCTCGAGGCGCGGCGCGGCCGGACGACAGGACGGATGATGAGCGAGACGCAACCGAAGAAACGCGGTTTCTTTTCCAGGCTTTTCGGCGGTGAGGACGAGCAGGCGAAGTCGGCGGAGCAGCCCAGCGCGCCCGCCACGCAGGCGCCGCCGGAGCCGGAACCTGACGCGCTGATCGCGCCCGACCTGCTGATGGGTGAGGCCGCGCCCTTGCCGATCGCGATGCCGGAGCCCGCGCCGGTGCAGGCCCCTCCGGTCATGGCGCCTCCAGTCGTGGCCCCTCCAGTGATGGCTCCCCCGCCGGTGGTCGCCGCGC harbors:
- a CDS encoding RNA pseudouridine synthase → MTAPDQPEISQGTPEATPDSELPVPLLYRDAMMLVIDKPAGLPSHRGPQAKRRVIPVLTDHLDALRFGLPRRPEAAHRLDKDTSGCLVLGRHPRAMAELNQMFREGRIDKTYWAVVQGDPALDEGLIDLALGKRAPDRGWWMKVDPDGLPSQTRFRVLGRGADETGPLAWLALEPLTGRTHQLRVHCAASGWPILGDEIYGTAPREGGPGLQLHARSITIPLYRKRAPIHVEAPPPEHMQAALSLCGWTKSFTKS